The proteins below are encoded in one region of Candidatus Saccharimonadales bacterium:
- a CDS encoding ATPase, T2SS/T4P/T4SS family has protein sequence MQLNDSTLQGLLKDTVEAKTLTELTEEAKKQKKPLQELVLERKLISAKELARLYAKSIGAEFIELSNEKIEPQVLGLIPEHIARRYRAVLFEMDKDGHSKIAMSDPGDLPAVDALEKLLGKNVTIYLATDGDVNKILDQYKGNLDSEITKVIPETDGENTEEVSADEVAEDSPIAKTVNLLIEYAIKEGASDIHIEPREQLVQIRYRVDGVLREANTLPRNLMLALVSRIKIMANLKIDEHRKSQDGRFKIHSPAGTVALRVSTLPIMDGEKVVMRLLDETSRALTLEELGFNATALERMERAMRQPHGMILVTGPTGAGKSTTLYSTLSTLNSPKVNISTIEDPVEYRMQGVNQTQVNPKAGMTFASGLRALLRQDPNIIMVGEIRDGETSNLAIQAALTGHLVLSTLHTNNAATTLPRLLDMGAEPFLIASTVRVVVGQRLVRRLCRNCRQEYHPSGDELTHLKTDFKIDLALPHINENLRKRNEQLKRSKAPAKHEAASLPDELDIEHLNIYKPGEGCDECGGIGYRGRLGIYEVLEVNEAISKLIVSNATSDDIQLQAIEDGMITMQLDGFLKCLEGATTIEEILRVTRE, from the coding sequence ATGCAGTTAAACGACAGCACTCTTCAGGGCTTACTTAAGGATACGGTAGAGGCTAAAACCCTGACCGAGCTAACCGAAGAGGCTAAAAAACAGAAAAAGCCACTCCAAGAATTGGTACTCGAACGGAAGCTGATCAGCGCAAAAGAGCTGGCCCGACTGTACGCAAAGAGTATCGGTGCCGAATTTATCGAGCTGTCTAATGAGAAGATTGAACCGCAAGTCCTCGGCCTCATCCCCGAGCACATCGCTCGCCGTTACCGAGCCGTCCTGTTTGAGATGGATAAGGACGGTCACAGCAAAATCGCCATGTCAGATCCCGGCGACCTGCCGGCCGTCGACGCTCTGGAGAAGTTGCTAGGAAAGAACGTCACTATCTATCTCGCGACCGACGGCGATGTCAATAAGATTCTGGATCAGTATAAAGGCAATTTAGACAGCGAGATTACCAAGGTAATACCCGAGACCGACGGTGAGAACACGGAAGAGGTCAGCGCCGACGAGGTAGCTGAGGACTCACCGATCGCCAAGACCGTTAACCTGCTCATCGAATACGCTATCAAGGAAGGTGCCTCTGATATCCACATCGAGCCACGCGAACAGCTAGTGCAGATCCGCTATCGGGTCGATGGCGTCCTACGTGAAGCCAACACCCTACCTCGCAACTTAATGCTAGCTTTAGTCTCCCGAATTAAGATCATGGCCAATCTCAAAATCGACGAGCACCGCAAGTCCCAGGACGGCCGGTTTAAGATCCACTCTCCGGCCGGCACCGTAGCCCTGCGGGTGTCGACCCTGCCGATTATGGATGGCGAGAAAGTAGTAATGCGCTTGCTCGACGAAACCTCTCGCGCACTAACGCTAGAAGAACTTGGCTTTAACGCCACCGCCCTGGAACGGATGGAGCGGGCCATGCGCCAACCCCATGGCATGATTCTAGTTACCGGTCCGACCGGAGCCGGTAAATCGACCACCTTGTACTCGACCTTGAGCACGCTAAACTCACCTAAAGTAAACATCTCCACTATCGAGGATCCGGTCGAATACCGTATGCAGGGAGTTAACCAAACCCAGGTCAACCCCAAGGCCGGTATGACGTTCGCCAGCGGGCTACGGGCCTTACTACGCCAGGATCCGAACATCATCATGGTCGGGGAGATTCGAGATGGTGAGACCTCTAACCTTGCCATTCAGGCCGCCCTGACCGGTCACCTCGTTCTCTCAACCCTACACACTAACAACGCTGCGACCACCCTGCCGCGTCTACTCGACATGGGAGCAGAGCCCTTCCTGATCGCCTCTACCGTACGGGTTGTAGTGGGCCAACGCCTAGTTCGCCGCCTCTGCCGCAACTGCCGCCAGGAATACCACCCCAGCGGAGACGAGCTGACCCATCTTAAGACCGACTTTAAGATCGATCTTGCTCTACCTCACATCAACGAAAACCTACGTAAACGTAACGAACAGCTCAAACGTAGTAAGGCGCCAGCCAAGCATGAAGCTGCCTCCCTGCCCGATGAGCTAGATATTGAGCACCTTAATATCTACAAGCCGGGCGAGGGCTGCGACGAATGCGGCGGCATCGGCTACCGGGGACGACTAGGAATTTATGAAGTACTAGAAGTGAATGAGGCGATCTCTAAGTTGATCGTTTCCAACGCCACCAGTGACGACATCCAGCTCCAAGCTATCGAAGACGGCATGATTACTATGCAGCTCGATGGTTTCCTTAAATGCCTCGAAGGTGCCACCACAATCGAAGAGATACTAAGAGTAACTAGAGAGTAG
- the recA gene encoding recombinase RecA, with amino-acid sequence MADKPTTPKAKPVAKDGRHQALDLAVSQIEQQFGSGSIMKLGDKYNIDVETISTGSLSLDIALGGGIPKGRIVEIYGPEASGKTTLALHTIAEVQKNGGTVAFVDAEHALDPEYSKKIGVQLDSLLISQPDTGEQALEITETLVRSSAVDVVVVDSVAALVPRAEIEGEMGDAHVGLQARLMSQALRKLTGAVSKSKTTVIFINQLRMKIGVMFGNPETTSGGQALKYYASVRIEVRRTQAIKQGEETVGNHVKAKIVKNKVAPPFKIAEFDIMYNEGISTSGDLIDLAVKHELVRKAGAWYEHDGEKIGQGREAAKQYLRENPQVAKKLDAAIRKETFGK; translated from the coding sequence ATGGCAGATAAACCAACAACCCCGAAGGCTAAACCGGTCGCTAAAGACGGTCGACACCAGGCACTCGATCTCGCCGTATCTCAAATCGAACAGCAGTTTGGTAGTGGTTCGATTATGAAACTGGGCGATAAATATAACATCGATGTCGAAACTATTTCAACTGGTAGTTTGAGTCTTGATATCGCTTTAGGTGGAGGTATTCCTAAAGGCCGTATCGTTGAGATTTACGGTCCGGAAGCAAGTGGAAAGACCACTCTAGCTCTGCATACCATCGCTGAAGTCCAGAAAAACGGTGGTACGGTCGCTTTTGTCGATGCCGAGCACGCGCTCGACCCGGAGTATTCGAAGAAGATCGGTGTGCAGCTCGATTCACTCTTAATCTCCCAGCCTGATACCGGTGAACAAGCCCTAGAGATTACCGAGACACTGGTTCGCTCCAGTGCCGTCGATGTCGTCGTCGTCGACTCAGTCGCTGCGCTCGTCCCACGGGCGGAAATAGAGGGCGAGATGGGCGACGCTCACGTCGGCTTGCAGGCTAGGTTGATGAGCCAGGCTCTGCGTAAGCTGACCGGTGCAGTCTCGAAATCTAAAACGACCGTTATCTTCATCAACCAGTTGCGCATGAAGATCGGCGTTATGTTTGGCAATCCGGAAACCACTTCCGGTGGCCAGGCCTTAAAATATTATGCTTCGGTCCGGATCGAGGTCCGTCGTACTCAAGCTATTAAGCAGGGAGAAGAGACAGTCGGTAACCACGTTAAAGCCAAGATCGTGAAGAATAAAGTCGCCCCACCTTTCAAGATCGCCGAGTTCGACATCATGTACAACGAGGGTATCTCCACTTCCGGCGACTTGATAGATCTAGCCGTGAAGCACGAACTAGTGCGTAAGGCAGGGGCATGGTACGAACATGATGGCGAGAAAATCGGCCAGGGCCGGGAGGCGGCTAAACAGTATCTGCGGGAAAATCCACAGGTAGCTAAGAAGCTCGACGCCGCTATTCGTAAAGAAACTTTTGGCAAATAG
- a CDS encoding RecX family transcriptional regulator translates to MKITAIKQQQKRPDRYSIYVDGRFAFGLSENDILRLGLRREQEVTTVELAEFQVSATVGKAYERALSYLGIRPRSEKEVRDYLWRKEYEAAVINQVITKLQTLELLNDTQFAREWISWRQSGRPRSRRKLQQELVQKGVAREVIEAVLADIDDETELAQLKELILRHAHRYDTQEKLMAYLARQGYGYGVIKQALQEHEEGV, encoded by the coding sequence ATGAAGATCACCGCCATCAAACAACAGCAGAAACGACCCGATCGTTATTCGATCTATGTTGACGGACGGTTTGCTTTTGGGCTGAGCGAGAATGATATATTGCGGCTGGGCTTACGTCGAGAACAAGAAGTCACTACTGTGGAACTAGCCGAGTTCCAGGTATCTGCGACAGTCGGCAAAGCCTATGAACGAGCGCTAAGCTACCTCGGCATCCGACCGCGAAGCGAGAAGGAAGTCCGGGACTATCTCTGGCGGAAGGAGTATGAGGCAGCGGTCATTAATCAAGTGATAACCAAATTGCAGACTCTAGAGCTATTGAACGATACACAGTTTGCCCGGGAATGGATAAGTTGGCGCCAGAGTGGCCGACCGCGCAGCCGGCGTAAGCTGCAACAGGAGCTAGTTCAAAAGGGAGTAGCTCGGGAGGTTATCGAGGCGGTACTCGCTGATATTGATGATGAGACAGAGCTCGCTCAACTTAAGGAACTTATTCTTCGTCACGCGCACCGCTACGACACCCAAGAGAAGCTAATGGCTTATCTTGCTCGACAGGGTTATGGCTATGGTGTAATCAAACAAGCATTGCAGGAACACGAAGAAG